In the genome of Streptomyces sp. SAI-127, the window CGCCGCACTGACCGCGACACGCTGATTCAGGTCAGCCAGGCTGTCACTGCTCTTCAGGAGGAAGGACCCGCGCTGGGCCGGCCCCTGGTGGACACGATCAAGGGATCAGTGCTGCCGAACCTCAAGGAGCTCCGGCCCGGCTCGGCAGGGGCCACGGAAGTGCGGTTGCTGTTCGTGTTCGACCCGAACCGCCAGGCCGTGATCCTGGTCGGCGGTGACAATGCGGGCAACTGGTCCGGCTGGTACCGCGTCGCGGTGCCCCAAGCGGAGCAGGCATACGCGGAGCATCTGAAGCGAATCGATGGAGAGGACGGGGCACGATGACTGATCACCTCAAGGACCCGCAGGCCGTCTCCTGGGGAGACCTGGCCGAGGATTTCGCCTTCACCGATGCCGAAAAGGACCAGATCCAGAAGGGGGTGCAGGCGATGGTCCTGGCCTCCCGTGTGCACCGCCTCGCCGAGTTGCGGAAGCGGCAGCACACCACACAGGTCCAGGTTGCCGAAGCCATGGGCGTCACCCAGGCCCGCGTCTCACGCATCGAGAAGGGGCAACTGGAGCGCAGTGAGGTCGACACCCTCGCTGCCTACGTCAAGGCGCTCGGCGGCAAGCTGAAGATCGTCGCTGACTTCGGCGATGAGACCTACGTCCTCGGCTGACCCGATAGACAGACTGAGTCCAGGATCATGCGCAGCCCGGCAGACGAACTCGTCAGGGACAATGCTCCACCTGGGTCAAGGGGTGGAGCATCATCTCGTCGGTAAGGAAATCCGCTGCGCATGGTTTCGAGACCCTCTCACCAACTGGGGAGAGCGTCCTTGAACCAGGTGTGCGTGCCCATCGGGGCCCGGTTCTGGACGCAGGTTGGACACAAGGATCGGAGAAGGCTGACAAGGGCTGAGAAGGGGTGAGGTGCCAAATCCCTTCTGAGCTGGGAAGACGGCCAAGATTGGCATTGATTGACAAGGGTCGCCGAGATCCTCAAAGGACTCATAATCCGTCGGCCGTGGGTTCGAGTCCCACCCGCCCCACCATGCACCCCTGTCCATGGGGCTGAATCCGCTGCTCGTGAGTTCGACTCCGTTGCCATCAGCGTTAGCTGAGGTAACTGTGACCTGCGCAGACGTAGCAGCCCACGGCTGGAGGATGGCGTCGTGGGTGGGCTGTGCGAGCGTCTGGACGTCACATCTGGACGCTGGCTGGACGCGAGGATCCGGAAGTGGTGTCGCCCGTGACCCCTGGGTGTCGGGAGACGGCCCAGGCCACAGGGGGCTGACCGCCAGGCGGCCGGGTCGGTCAGAGACCTCGGTGCCCGTCGGCATTGCGCGAGCTCTACTGCCTGAGGTCGATCGTGCGGACCGGCTGCCCTGTCGTTCGGGCGATGGTTTCGAAGTCGCGGTCGTAGTGGAGCAGAGTGAGTCCCGCTTCTTCCGCGGCTGCGGCCACCAGGAGGTCCACGGGGCCCGCGCTGCGGTGTTCTCCCTTGGTGGTCAACTGTTCCTGGATGACGCGGGAGCGGCGGTAGACACCGTCGGGCATGGGGCACCAGGCGTAGTGGGCGGCGAGGGCCGCCTTCAAGCGGGCGCGGTCCGCGGCCGAACGGGCCGAGTAGAGGACTTCCAGTTCGGTGATGTCGCAGATCGCGACGAGGCCGGCGGCGACCCTGTCGTCCCACTCGGCCGTGTTCTGGCGGAGCAGGACGCGGGCAAGGGCGGAGGTGTCGATGAGGTAGTCGGCGACTGTCACCCGTGCGCTCCGGTGTCGCGGTCATAGTCCGCCGCGCCCGCGCCCGCGCCCGCGCTCGTGGGGCGGTATGTGCTCTTGTCCAGGAGTAGGTCGATGTCCAGAGCGCCCTCGGCCACCAGTTCGCGGGCCTCGTCGAGTGCTCGCAAACGCCGGTAGCGGGCCGTGACTTCCCGCAGAGCGGTGTTGATGGTGTCGCGTTTGGTGGAGGTGCCGAGCTCTCTGGCAGCTGCTTCCAGTGCCTCGTCGTCGAGATCGATGACCGTCCGACTCATGGTGGCCTCCTCCACTCGGGTGTATCAGGCCGAGTGTATCACGATACAAGATCTTTTATATATTCCAGGGTGTGGGTTCGCCACCGTTCGTGTGGGCCAGGACTGGCCGATCGGCGGGGAGTGGACACCGGACAGGCCCTCGCGGATTGAGGCGATATTCCCCAGGACGTGGCGGAGGGCTCGTCGCCGCGTGTCTCGGGATCGAAGTCCGGATGCTCAGAGGGGGCCAGACGGTTCTCATGTCAGGATCTGTGAGCGTCGGATGTGACGGGCCTCTTCGTGGGCGCCGATGCGATCAAGGGCCCGGCTGACTTGAGTTCGAAGCTGTCCGGGTTTGCCGCCGGTCCGCCAGTCCAGCAGGAGCAGTCCCGTTGCAGCGATTCTCAGGATGGGGCCGTCCTCCTGCCGGCGCCCGTCCGTGTCCAGGGGCGCGTCGACCGTGCGGTCGGCGGGGTTGGCCCGGCGCTCGCATCCTGGTCTCGCCCGTGGACCTCATCGCCGAGAGCGGGCAGCGCGTTTCCGCGCGCCGAAACGACGGCGGAGGAGATCGCGGCGGCCGGGCGGCGATGGCACATACGTACATGGACTGCGTACTCCTACCGACGTGTCCCTGACACGCGTGCCGTTTTCTTGCATTCATGACGACACCGAGCGTGAAAGCGCAGATACCGAAGTGTGTCTGGCCGGCGTTGGCGGGGGTTATGGGTCCTGGCCGTGCTGTCGCTGCTGATCGCCGGGGCGCATCTGCTGTGTGGCGTTCTCGCGGGCCGGCGGTCGCACGGGATATTTGTCACGGTCATCGTCATCGAGGCGCCGAGCCTGCTGAGCGGTGTGCCGGGCCTGCTTCAGGGAGGCGGCGTCTCGGTTCTCCCGGGCATCGCCTTCGCCCTCGCCGTGCTGCGGGGCTTCAGCACCGTGGAAGCCAGGAGGGTTCTTCGAACGCCCATGGCACCTCCCCTTCCGGGGATCCGTCCGAGAGCGCGACGGGGGTGTCCGAGTCGCCGAGCCCTTCGCCGACCCCCTCTCTCACTCCGCCGTATCCGACCGGGGCGTCCGGCTGCCACGACAACAAGGGGTGGTCGGCCGAGGAATTCAGGGACTGGGTCCGGCTCGTCGTCGACACGCCCAAGGAGAACTACGGGGGCGACGGGCTGAGGGCCGCCAGCCTGTTGGGGTACAACGGACCGCATTGCTGGAAGATCACCGTGCAGGTCGAGTTCTGGAAACTGGTGTACGGAGTCGCGAACGGCGCCGACGGCGAACGGCTCTCGGACGGGACTCGACCCGACTGTCCTTTCGACGTCCGCCGGGCGAAGCGCGCCGAACTCCACGCGGACGCGAGCGTCGAGCAGAAGATTGCCCTGCCCGCGTCCCTCTGCGCGCCGGACCGCAACCCCTGCGGGGGTGCCCTCCTCTCGATCACCGTGGGCAAGCCGCTGACCAGCAAGGAACTGCCCAAGGAGGTCGA includes:
- a CDS encoding type II toxin-antitoxin system RelE/ParE family toxin, which gives rise to MAWEIVVVEPALSWLHGLRRTDRDTLIQVSQAVTALQEEGPALGRPLVDTIKGSVLPNLKELRPGSAGATEVRLLFVFDPNRQAVILVGGDNAGNWSGWYRVAVPQAEQAYAEHLKRIDGEDGAR
- a CDS encoding XRE family transcriptional regulator, with the protein product MTDHLKDPQAVSWGDLAEDFAFTDAEKDQIQKGVQAMVLASRVHRLAELRKRQHTTQVQVAEAMGVTQARVSRIEKGQLERSEVDTLAAYVKALGGKLKIVADFGDETYVLG
- a CDS encoding PIN domain nuclease, which codes for MTVADYLIDTSALARVLLRQNTAEWDDRVAAGLVAICDITELEVLYSARSAADRARLKAALAAHYAWCPMPDGVYRRSRVIQEQLTTKGEHRSAGPVDLLVAAAAEEAGLTLLHYDRDFETIARTTGQPVRTIDLRQ
- a CDS encoding type II toxin-antitoxin system VapB family antitoxin; translation: MSRTVIDLDDEALEAAARELGTSTKRDTINTALREVTARYRRLRALDEARELVAEGALDIDLLLDKSTYRPTSAGAGAGAADYDRDTGAHG